A stretch of DNA from Xyrauchen texanus isolate HMW12.3.18 chromosome 31, RBS_HiC_50CHRs, whole genome shotgun sequence:
AATGATCAAAAGACTGCTGCAAAGAAAGCAGATGATGTCATAATTGACAGTGCAGGAATCTGTGTTAAAAACAGATAAGCTAATGCCTCGTAAAGCCGGAGGATAGCTACATTTGTACTTGTTAAAATAAAAGACTTGGGTTCTGTTATTTTTCATGGCCCAGTCGATGAAGAAGGCATTGTTACAGTCACAAGTAAAAGTGTTTTTCTGCAAGTCGAGGACTTTGAGTCGAGGCAGAGTCTCAATCAAAGTTTTGTTAATTCCATCAATCTCATTTCCTGAGGCTCTTAAGGTAGAAAGCCTTGAGAGATTTGCATTCAACAGGAAGTTCAGTGAGCGAAGTTGAGTTCTTGAGATAATGAGTTTGGTAAGACCTGAGATGGAATGGAAAAGCTCGGAGGGGATTGCATTGTCATCTGACAGTGCATTCTTGGAGAGATCCAAAAACCAGAGTTTAGGGCTAAACTTGAATGTGTCTGGATGTAGATGATTAAGATTCATGTTTCCACCATAAAACATTTCCAAGGAGGATAAACCATGAAGCAGATTTGAGGGTACTTTGCCAAATCCTCGCCGTTGACTGTGAATGGTCAATACCCTAAGCAACTTCAGGTCAGTAAAGGGAGGGTATTTCAATGtattatcagtaaataaaatgCTATTGGCATACAAATCTAGACTCTCAAGATTGGGCATCCCTGAGAACACAtttgggtgtctgaatgttctaGCTGTTATCTTGTTTGATGACAGTGACAGAGAGGTCAGCTTCTCCAGTCCACTGAATGCATTGGCTTCAATCTCTGAAATCTGATTATCTTGTATCTCCAGATTGTTGAGTTGGGATACATTGCTGAAACTGCCTTTTCCAATTTTGCTTAACTTATTAAAACTCAGCTGCAAGTCCTTCAgggaatggggcccatttttgaaaGCATCACCAATCATTAATAGATCATTTGTCCCAAGTTTCAGGACTTCAAGTCTCTTAAGGTCTTTGAACAGACAGGGACTAATATGTGAGATTTTGTTATCGTACAAGTACAGAATTTTCAACTGTGTCAAATTGCCGAAATCACCACAGTTTAGCTTGATGCTGTTTCTACTAAGGTCTATGAATTCAAGAGTGGTAAGCATCTGAAAGGAGTTAGTAACATTAGTTAGTTTATTGATTTGCAGACGCAGTATTTGTAGTTGCCTAAATCTGCTGAATGTGCCTGGTGACAACTGGAATATATTATTTTCTCCTAAATCCAATTCTGTCAGGTTTGAACAGGGTTCAAATATACGGTCAGAGAGGTCTGTTATTTTATTAGCATTCAGTCTAACAACTCTCAGTGCAGGAGAACATGTGTTCAACAGCAGCTCTGTCTTGTTAACAAGCTTGACATTTCTATTAAGCCTGATTTTATACAAAAACTTCTTGAAGCTCTGAAGCACGATAGCAACACTCTGGTGTGATATGTGAACATCCATGAAGTATAATGTTTTTACTGAGGTGAAATATGTCTGTTCTGTAACATTCCAAGTCATGGTTCCATTTTGTCCACAAAAAGACAAATCAAAATGGTTCAGAGTAGGAAATATATTGTCGGTGAGATGAAACGTTCCCAAAGGGTTGTTGGAAAAATCAAGCTTTTTCAATGACAAGGGCTTTGTTGACATTTCAGTTGagttaaaaacatcaaaatggtTGC
This window harbors:
- the LOC127625360 gene encoding toll-like receptor 13, which gives rise to MESLKTIVLYIALCGSFSAVTSFSLNNCTITNSRYDINLKVLCYKMGFFSVPPQIPSNTQILDVSFNAFAQIKIGDYQNLLNLRDLNVSNNKIVWIQEGAFDCLSNLTNLNLGNNKLKGVSSGMLRSLTNLLVLRLDGNNIEEIDESAFSTLQHLKVLNLTNNHLRYIGRVKPVLASPALEELYIGGNHFDVFNSTEMSTKPLSLKKLDFSNNPLGTFHLTDNIFPTLNHFDLSFCGQNGTMTWNVTEQTYFTSVKTLYFMDVHISHQSVAIVLQSFKKFLYKIRLNRNVKLVNKTELLLNTCSPALRVVRLNANKITDLSDRIFEPCSNLTELDLGENNIFQLSPGTFSRFRQLQILRLQINKLTNVTNSFQMLTTLEFIDLSRNSIKLNCGDFGNLTQLKILYLYDNKISHISPCLFKDLKRLEVLKLGTNDLLMIGDAFKNGPHSLKDLQLSFNKLSKIGKGSFSNVSQLNNLEIQDNQISEIEANAFSGLEKLTSLSLSSNKITARTFRHPNVFSGMPNLESLDLYANSILFTDNTLKYPPFTDLKLLRVLTIHSQRRGFGKVPSNLLHGLSSLEMFYGGNMNLNHLHPDTFKFSPKLWFLDLSKNALSDDNAIPSELFHSISGLTKLIISRTQLRSLNFLLNANLSRLSTLRASGNEIDGINKTLIETLPRLKVLDLQKNTFTCDCNNAFFIDWAMKNNRTQVFYFNKYKCSYPPALRGISLSVFNTDSCTVNYDIICFLCSSLLIIVTLLLSFVWHFLRFQLVYAYYLILAFLYDSKKKQMLQQHAFQYDAFVSYNTQDELWVMEELLPKLEGEQGWRLCLHHRDFEPGRPIMDNIIDGIYSSRKTICLITRNYLKSNWCSSEVQLASFRLFDEQKDVLILVFLEDIPTHQLSPYYRMQKLVRKRTYLRWPKPGEDSRIFWQKLRMALENKQKPNSECTILLG